Proteins co-encoded in one Astyanax mexicanus isolate ESR-SI-001 chromosome 1, AstMex3_surface, whole genome shotgun sequence genomic window:
- the gig2o gene encoding grass carp reovirus (GCRV)-induced gene 2o, with protein MAGMVYFSGWRTSEDSKSLPEGEKPKSGRLYTMYHGTNINNARAIITGGFQPSRGGLLGKGVYVSRNIEKAKCYPLQTDKKLQVVFKLRVNVGKVKKIDSDNHPLQKSWSQNGYDCAWIPPHSNVKAIKSGREEDCVWDPSRITVMDVAVCGDKSKHQELRALIRKQLIAEGCELCEINTEEPHDIQDCWQCGSRICPFEREHVCMST; from the coding sequence ATGGCTGGCATGGTGTACTTTTCAGGCTGGCGGACCTCTGAGGACAGCAAGAGTCTGCCGGAGGGTGAGAAGCCCAAGTCGGGCCGCCTTTACACCATGTACCACGGCACCAACATCAACAACGCCCGAGCCATCATCACCGGCGGCTTCCAGCCGTCCAGAGGGGGGCTTCTGGGTAAAGGCGTGTATGTGAGCCGCAACATCGAGAAGGCCAAGTGTTACCCGCTCCAAACTGACAAGAAGTTGCAGGTGGTCTTCAAGCTGAGGGTGAACGTGGGCAAAGTCAAGAAGATCGATAGCGACAACCATCCTCTTCAGAAGTCCTGGTCCCAGAACGGCTACGACTGCGCCTGGATCCCACCTCACAGCAACGTGAAGGCCATCAAGTCCGGTCGCGAGGAGGACTGCGTGTGGGACCCCAGCCGCATCACCGTGATGGACGTGGCGGTCTGCGGGGACAAGAGCAAGCACCAGGAGCTGCGGGCGCTCATCCGCAAGCAGCTAATCGCAGAAGGCTGTGAACTGTGCGAAATTAACACGGAGGAACCTCACGACATTCAGGACTGCTGGCAGTGTGGGAGCAGGATATGCCCTTTTGAGAGAGAACATGTGTGCATGTCTACATGA
- the snx19a gene encoding sorting nexin-19a isoform X2, which yields MPGLEGSGPSPWTLPMLMGQWSIVGFAVLITWLVLLYLLVNVWLLCIFTSLLVVLGGWLGSRAALDANSLLHLEHFLPLGQAPQPHVSLESERRLDWEIRSAVGKAVRDFVSSWYRILVSEEEGQFECEVRDAILTAAAELKRRARRVDRRELAKRLLELCGCHLQSFGHARERQKPQLEGLRTWGGQEDSRSTLWQLYSEASTPHPALASSAAELCYSRAVVDLLLHVLVPYPHLETRTGRYIVGELITCNVLEPLVAQMSNPDWLNQTVVDVFTRSPGQEETEGMMEEPPSPWDRDFHTPVPWDHSLSETSSMLTARSSSTMPFQESLESSLQTLWVSDDSAKGEVTSESAYQESAVPSPPELPKSPCRSSQLYQYTDYHIESPVSDGKKWSNESLDANDPDEDKEDAFCDCIPPADFCGLVCLDDDTLALLGKCIRPKVLISEPSSHSESTLDESTGNLLQFNSGGPFPSPFGLENLGSLEGPVVIKNLKITGTLTAKEQKGSSSHPYTLYTVKYETVVDPDSASTDQTTEYHTVNRRYSEFLNLQTRLEERSDLKKAIKNVKGPKKLFPDLSFGNPDADKVEARKGQLESFLKKLCSIPEAARSEEVQEFLALSTDASAAFEKKPCGSRIDKMVENIVDTLKTAFPRSEPQSPTDDGEPDVDGRSPDIRKRSRLRFSSIIAPAPLSVPDFQPKITYCFSEGSTVFKGPLGMEGFVLEQEKRVDGEPRKESGEKRKSGNMEQNEKDGDRSVERRTRGTDTALADVALNILCLLMKDHWSWLCTENIQKTIRLLFGTIIER from the exons ATGCCTGGTTTGGAAGGCTCTGGACCAAGCCCATGGACTCTCCCTATGTTAATGGGGCAGTGGAGCATTGTGGGATTTGCAGTCCTCATCACATGGCTGGTCCTGTTATACCTCTTAGTCAATGTATGGCTGCTTTGCATCTTCACCAGTCTACTTGTAGTACTCGGAGGCTGGCTAGGCTCTCGTGCAGCATTGGATGCCAACAGCCTTCTTCACTTGGAGCATTTTCTGCCACTGGGCCAAGCCCCTCAGCCACACGTCTCCTTGGAGAGCGAGAGGAGGCTGGACTGGGAGATCCGCAGTGCTGTGGGAAAGGCTGTAAGGGACTTTGTGTCATCCTGGTATCGTATCTTGGTGTCTGAGGAAGAGGGTCAGTTTGAGTGTGAGGTTCGGGATGCCATTCTTACAGCAGCTGCTGAGTTGAAGCGACGGGCAAGGCGGGTAGACAGGCGGGAACTGGCCAAAAGACTCTTGGAGCTATGTGGATGCCATCTGCAGAGCTTTGGCCATGCCAGGGAAAGACAAAAGCCACAGCTGGAAGGACTAAGAACATGGGGCGGCCAGGAGGATTCCAGGTCCACCTTATGGCAGCTGTACAGTGAAGCTAGTACACCTCACCCTGCTCTGGCCAGTTCTGCAGCTGAGCTTTGCTATTCCAGGGCGGTGGTGGATCTCTTGTTGCATGTTCTTGTTCCATACCCACACCTGGAGACCCGCACGGGTCGCTACATAGTAGGAGAACTCATCACCTGCAATGTTCTTGAGCCACTGGTGGCTCAAATGTCTAATCCTGACTGGCTCAACCAGACTGTTGTAGATGTGTTCACTAGATCCCCTGGACAGGAGGAAACTGAAGGTATGATGGAGGAGCCACCAAGCCCTTGGGATCGGGACTTCCACACTCCAGTTCCATGGGATCATTCACTTTCAGAAACCTCCAGCATGCTAACAGCAAGGTCCAGCTCTACCATGCCATTCCAAGAGTCTTTAGAGTCTAGCCTCCAGACTCTATGGGTTTCCGATGATTCCGCAAAAGGAGAAGTCACCTCAGAGTCAGCCTACCAAGAAAGTGCAGTCCCGAGCCCACCTGAGCTTCCCAAGTCTCCATGCAGGTCCAGCCAGCTGTACCAATACACTGATTATCACATAGAGTCTCCTGTCTCAGATGGCAAGAAGTGGTCCAATGAATCTCTGGACGCAAATGACCCTGATGAGGACAAGGAAGATGCCTTCTGTGATTGTATCCCTCCTGCTGACTTCTGTGGTTTGGTATGTCTGGACGATGACACACTGGCTCTCCTGGGGAAGTGCATCAGGCCAAAGGTTCTTATATCTGAGCCCTCGTCTCATTCTGAGAGCACCCTGGATGAATCTACTGGAAATCTGCTCCAATTTAACTCTGGTGGGCCTTTCCCGAGCCCATTTGGTTTGGAAAATCTAGGCAGCTTGGAGGGACCAGTGGTAATTAAGAACCTAAAGATTACTGGAACCCTTACAGCTAAGGAGCAAAAAGGAAGCAGTAGTCATCCATACACCCTCTACACAGTGAAG TATGAGACAGTGGTTGACCCTGACAGTGCTAGCACAGACCAAACCACAGAATATCACACTGTGAACCGACGATACAGCGAGTTCCTCAACCTGCAAACTCGTCTAGAGGAGAGATCTGACCTCAAGAAAGCAATTAAAA ATGTCAAAGGCCCGAAGAAGCTTTTTCCAGACCTCTCGTTTGGAAATCCAGATGCAGACAAAGTGGAGGCCAGGAAAGGCCAGTTAGAATCATTCCTCAAA AAGCTCTGTAGTATCCCTGAAGCAGCCAGGAGTGAGGAAGTACAGGAGTTTCTGGCTCTCAGCACTGATGCCAGTGCCGCCTTTGAGAAGAAACCATGTGGCTCACGCATAGACAAG ATGGTAGAGAACATAGTGGACACGCTGAAAACAGCATTTCCTCGTTCAGAACCACAGAGCCCCACAGACGATGGAGAACCGGATGTAGACGGAAGATCTCCAGACATCAGGAAGAG GTCACGGCTGAGGTTTTCCAGTATAATAGCCCCTGCCCCACTCAGTGTTCCAGACTTCCAGCCCAAAATCACATACTGCTTCAGCGAGGGAAGCACG GTCTTTAAAGGGCCTTTAGGGATGGAGGGCTTTGTGCTGGAGCAGGAGAAGAGAGTGGATGGAGAACCCAGAAAAGAGTCTGGAGAAAAGAGGAAGTCGGGAAATATGGAGCAGAATGAGAAGGATGGAGACAGATCAGTGGAGAGGAGAACTCGAGGGACAG